One window of Manduca sexta isolate Smith_Timp_Sample1 unplaced genomic scaffold, JHU_Msex_v1.0 HiC_scaffold_3199, whole genome shotgun sequence genomic DNA carries:
- the LOC119192802 gene encoding uncharacterized protein LOC119192802, whose amino-acid sequence MDVSDITKVASRKRMSEDAEKLRDKISRETAKIIKLKVAQDTAYWDLKEKLQQVESNHERLQQNMVEVQMQHETTSGQYEDELRLRPEILNKLGGTRALCEVLEEYGRRVRAGARAADRAALALASRAAAGRVRRLAQHARQHAALHDQQNFILHD is encoded by the exons atggATGTTTCCGATATTACTAAAGTAGCAAGCAGAAAGAGAATGAGTGAAGACGCTGAAAAATTACGCGACAAAATATCTCGTGAAActgcaaaaattataaaattgaag GTCGCACAGGACACAGCATATTGGGATTTGAAGGAAAAGCTTCAGCAAGTGGAATCCAATCATGAGCGATTGCAGCAGAACATGGTGGAAGTCCAGATGCAGCACGAGACAACATCTGGCCAGTACGAGGACGAACTGCGCCTGAGACCCGAGATCCTAAACAA ACTGGGCGGCACGCGGGCGCTGTGCGAGGTGCTGGAGGAGTacgggcggcgcgtgcgcgcgggcgcgcgcgccgccgacCGCGCCGCGCTGGCGCTGGCGAGCCGCGCCGCCGCGGGGCGCGTGCGCCGCCTCGCGCAACACGCGCGCCAGCACGCCGCGCTGCACGACCAGC